Genomic segment of Benincasa hispida cultivar B227 chromosome 1, ASM972705v1, whole genome shotgun sequence:
ACACTCGACATACatacaagttttaaaaaaattcgtACAAGTGAAATCGAAAAAACTATCCTAATTCtctaattattttgaaaattctaatatttcactaaatacttcTAAGACTTACAATATTCATCCAATTTTAACTTTAATGATGTTGTCGACTCGGTGCAAGAAATCGAGTTAGttttatgcctatttatagagtCCGGTTTAATGCAGATTCTAATTGAGTTTCATATTCTGAAATTTCTTAGGATTGTGATTTTGGAAGGGATATCTAAATTTGGcttatatttaaattagattgcaacgaaatttgatttaaatttgagCTAGGGATTAAATCTTTTCCTACACTAAATTTTGGTAATATGCCTAGAATTTATCCCAAATCCAAATTATTCGACTTCTAATCTTgtgtcaaattaaaattgagtgtaaattttcaaatttatcttaaatcaaaatttgaccatattccaaattttattctaaataaaatcactttgagtcaaattgaataatttctcGAGTTTATATTGGACTGAAATTTGAGGCATAACCCAATTTTATCCCAAGTTCAATTCATCtaagtttgaattttttattcttaaagtCAACCTAAATTGGGATAAGATCTTAAATTCACTGATAATTAAAGTTTgatcatatttcaaattttaaaggttaattcaaattttatgccAAAGCAAATTAggtgaaattaaaatttcatcaacaaattttattccaaattcaagttaGACATCTTGGATAGAAAttcaattttcctccaaatccaattttaaattaagtAGTGCATAAATTCTACTAAAATTCAAAAAGAAGCTTATGCCaagaaaatcaaatcaaaactttgACTTGAACAAAATTGGCATTTTGGGACAAGATCAAGTGGGGAGCTGACAACATAATTTCACAAGATGAAACTCACTCCTTTCCAACTTTAGAGTAAATAGATGAGTATTTTCTTAAGTGGTGATTCCAGAACTTGAACAAATAGCCGAACCCTCTCACTGGGTCAAGAGAgatttttgtttaatggttggactatcaatttgttcattagagaagcactggtacttaagtaTACAAAGGTAactcaagggtaaaacggtaatttgatccaatttgttgttacgaacactcataaaagactaacttgctattattggtcAATATCCGttaacatagaaatatatctacgtAACTGTAAGTCTATAATGGAGTGTATCCataattaacgaatattaattaacttggttaatgtgTTTAGCCCATTTATCTTATATCGTTGAAGCATTGAGGTAATTAAGTCATTTGAAATgttccatttaaaattaaaccggTATGAATGGTAAATTATAATGTTCAATCTCtcaattttaaaaggaaaacaaagaatgtactaaaaagaagaaaataaaaataaaaaataaaaaaaagtgttgTAAATATGaatccatttatttatttattttaaagaacATAAATCCAGTTAGATGGGAAGGCCGTTTACGTTGGGCCGGACATGACCCACTGGTCTGGTTGGGCCCACTTATCATTTACATGCTTGGATGATATCGGCTTCACTTGCTCTCATTTCCTTATcaacaatttcttttttaaatattattaatttacttttttttttttttttccaacgtTTTGTTCCTGAGACAAGACACCACTACCATATATATACACGACCTTATTATAAAACTGTCATTACGAAAAGagtttaaaagtaaaaagaaaagttaaaaattcTCCCCTCAAAGTCAATCCCTTTTAATACAATATAGATTTGTGATTTTTTAACTACTCATATTTCTTTATGAATAACCGGGCACGTATACGTAGACAAGCAGATACAAGCAAATGCACAATATTTACATTAGATTTCaattcattaaatttaaaagttaagcCTATTCAAAGATTAAGCACTTTCTTTAATGTTTGCTTCCACTCCATATATGATCAAAATATAACAATGGAAAAAAGCAATATATATTCTCATGATgttctaaattaaatattgtcTTTTgtctaaaatttatatttttatctagagtcatttatgtttattacttctctaaatttaaaaataacaaataaaaattgaaactaaataaactaaaattaatccaattaaagAAAAGACGATGATGAGAGACAAAATGATTGTCCGGTACAATTTATTGGATAAGGATTCATAAGTATAACACGTCAACAGTTCCTTAAAAAGTCAACTAAAATCAACCTACCCTATAAGGGGttggggaaaaaagaaaaaaataataacaagaaaaaacaaacaaaaaccctaataatatatatgtaaaaaagaaggggaaaaaaaaaaaaaaacataaacaacgACCGTGGAGCATCAAGTTGGCCTATAATAATaggttatttatttgtttatgctTATGAGAAAGTCGGCCTGTACAATACAAagtaatttattaatgaaatgaaaattataaagttttgGAGGAGATTTAATTATTGGGGTGGGGGAGTGAGAGCGGCATAAGTTTTCTTTGGCGACACGTAGTTTACGTTATCGTTAGGTTTAGAGACGTGGGGATGAAGATAGTAATTGTTTTTGCAAGGTAGGTAAGTGAACGACATGTCGTTCCCGCAGTATTTGGGTCTATATGCAAATTCTATACATTCTTCTTTGGATCTCTGCTTTGGGAGTCCTGGAATGCAGTTGTTTGAAACGTCTAGAATCTTCTTCTTTATTAGTTTCTTGCATGTTGGTCCCACCTGAAAGGAAAAGCAAAAAACCATGTAAATAAAATGTTGAGTTCaacactttagaaaaaaaaaattacttgttCAATCCTTCAAAaattttacaagtttaatcTTTTGTCCCTTTACTCtatcaactttaaaaaatatatgataagtctcttaattttttattttatagttcATAGATCACCTTAAGAATATGAAATGTTTTAttaatagatataaaattaaattttattatatctaaTGATactataaacttttaattttgtatctaggtttttaaaatttaaaaaatgagcaatgTATCAAGATCTCTtagatatattaaaaaaaaaaaatagggatcTTTTAGACACAAaagtaaaagttaaaaaatgtattagataatttttaaagttcaataatttatttaacaaaattgaaagttttagaGAATGTTTAGATGCTAAATGGAAAATTCAATCATTTATTAGACACGAATTTGacacaaattgaaattgaaataaacttattgaaaattaagagaaaattattttttgcaaCATTGCGTGGATCAAACCTCTACCTTAAGATTAATAATACAAATTTATGTTATACTCATGTTggcaaaatttaaagactaattggataaaaaacaaaagtgaaaGTTTAAGTAACTATTAATCACTTTTTAATAAATACTCCCTTGAAAATTAAGAAACCTATTATataccaaataaaaaaattcaaagacgTTAAAcgcaaaaattaaaattaagatacCTATTGTTTGAATTCTCTTACCTCAGATGTGAttcttaaaatggaaaaaatatataaataataaataaaataaaatttgagaatTCAAATACCTATCtgataaagaaaaaagtttttatGATATAGGAAGTAAACCGTGACGGGAATTCAATGACGTACCTGAGTGAAAAAATTGTTCCTCAAGGTGAAGTTACCAAGTTTAGGCAACTTGCAGATCTCTTCCGGCACGGGACCGTAGAATTGGTTGTCGGCCAAATAGAGAAGCTCGGCCTTAGCCAAGCAAGCGAAGGAAAGCGGGATGGGGCCGGTGAGGAGGTTCTTTCCGGCGTCAAACAACACGGCGTTTTCCAACAAACCGATCTCGAACGGCAAACAACCTTCCAATTGGTTGTTGAAGAACACAATTTCTTCCATTGTCTTCTTGGCTTCTCCGATGCTTCTGGGAATGGGTCCAGAAAACTGGTTGTGGGCGAATGTCAAGTACTTCGCCGGAGTTTTGCCTAAATTGTATGGAAGATTTGAAGTGAATTGGTTGTTGTTAATGTAAATGGCGCTGATAATATCCATGTTGAAAATTTGGTCCGGAATTGGTCCACAGTAGTTGTTGTATCGAAGGTCCAGAAATGTTAGCTCCGACGCTCCCAACGCGTTTGTCGGAAACTCCCCTGACATttcattcaaatcaatttttaattatcaaaagtatATCAACTAAATAGAATAAAGCCTATGTACTACCAGTCGAAAAGTAATCCATCAATTAACGATAATGTAAAAAGTAGTCCCTGGTGATTACTTTTGTTATTCTTTACGTGTTTTAATAAAATGTGGGACcttga
This window contains:
- the LOC120079650 gene encoding uncharacterized protein At4g06744-like, which gives rise to MASFSSFSILLLLPFLSCLLLSPAEPRPTAIDNQPNSREALEIIIGGGGGNNPDPNPPETPEYPPDCPPPPPPPCPPPPPEFENERLKKAYFVIQRLRRKITSGRMDVVKTWTGKDVCRYKGFRCDPLPVEKERSISAVSFNGFRFGGPELFLEGFMDELDDIAVFHANSNFFRGPIPKKINRQRFFYEMDLSNNKLPGEFPTNALGASELTFLDLRYNNYCGPIPDQIFNMDIISAIYINNNQFTSNLPYNLGKTPAKYLTFAHNQFSGPIPRSIGEAKKTMEEIVFFNNQLEGCLPFEIGLLENAVLFDAGKNLLTGPIPLSFACLAKAELLYLADNQFYGPVPEEICKLPKLGNFTLRNNFFTQVGPTCKKLIKKKILDVSNNCIPGLPKQRSKEECIEFAYRPKYCGNDMSFTYLPCKNNYYLHPHVSKPNDNVNYVSPKKTYAALTPPPQ